The Streptomyces sp. NBC_00459 DNA segment CATCCCCGTCGCAGGCGCCGGCGGCGCCACAGCCGTCCGACGCCGGGCACCCGTCGTCTGGAGCGGCAAGTCGGCGCCCGACGACACCGGCGCCCACCGGCTGCTCCAGGCCGTACGGGGCTCCAGCGTGCGCCACGGCGAACAGCCGCCGACCGCCGACGCCGGAGCGACGCAGGTCATCCCCCGCATCGACGAAGAACTCGACTACGCGGGCAGCACCCTCGACCAGACCGTCGAGACCCCCATCGTCGGCAGCCAGCGCACCCACGGCTCCGACCGGCTGCTCCCCAACATGCGCACCACCGGCAGCGCCTACGAAGAAGCCGGATACGGCCAATCCGGCTACGGCGACGGCGAGTTCGGCTACGAGGGCGACGAAGCCTACGAACGGGACGCCGACGGACGGCGCACCGGCGCCAGGCGACACCCCAACGACCCCGTACGGCACGCCTATTACCCCGGCCGCCGGATGAACCTCGGCGTCGTCCTGCTCCCGCTGCGCATCTTCCTCGGCTTCATCTCCATCTACGCCGGCATGGGCAAACTCTGCGACCCCGTCTACTTCGACGGCGGCAAACGCGGCTCCATGATGAAGTGGCTCAACACCCTTCACCCCTGGGAAGTCGCCGAACCGCTAAGGCAGTTCGCCCTCCAGCACCCCGTCGGCTCCGGACTCGTCATCGCCTTCCTCCAGGTCATCGTCGGGGTCCTCACGGTCCTCGGCCTGTGGCAGCGGGTCGCCGCGGTCGGCGGCGCGATGCTCTCCGCCGCGCTGCTCGTCACCGTCAGCTGGAAGAGCGTCCCCGTCTACGACGCCCCCGACATCATCTACCTGGCCGCCTGGTCGCCGCTGATCATCGCCGGCGCCCCCGTCTACTCCATCGACGGCCGCCTCGCCGGCAGCGCCTGGCGCCGACTCGGCCCCCGAACAGACATCTGGGAGCTGCGGAGTTACGTCCTGCGCCGCGGCGCCCTCGTCACGGCCGTCGTCATCGGGCTCACGCTCCTCATCGGCTCGCTTCTCGGCGGCGCCGTCCGCGACGCCGACCGAGTGGTCGTCCCCGGCCCCGGCGAGGCCCCGCGCAACGAACTCCCCGGCTCCCCGCTCCCCGAGCAGTCCGGCGAACGCCGCGCCTCGAAGAGCCCCTCGGCGGCCACCAAGTCCCCGACCCAGAGCGCCACTTCGGCCAGCCCCACCACCGGCGACGCCGCGACCACCCCGCAGGAGGCCCGCGAGAGCGGCAGCGTCACCGGAAGCCGGCCCAGCCAGACCCAGGGCAGCGCCGGCCAGGCCCCGCCGCAGCAGACCACCCCGGTCGAGCAGGCGCCCAGCACCACCGCCGGACCGTCCTCGTCGGGCGGCACGGGCACCCCGGGCGGCACCAACGGCGGCTCCACGGGCGGCAGTACCG contains these protein-coding regions:
- a CDS encoding DoxX family protein, whose amino-acid sequence is MSVDTRTPRTPTGDRSSGYDDAPALSMVKVPSDPAQVIVNHASFRVQLGASTRRAAPSARVARHLGASEDTARIPVAGAGGATAVRRRAPVVWSGKSAPDDTGAHRLLQAVRGSSVRHGEQPPTADAGATQVIPRIDEELDYAGSTLDQTVETPIVGSQRTHGSDRLLPNMRTTGSAYEEAGYGQSGYGDGEFGYEGDEAYERDADGRRTGARRHPNDPVRHAYYPGRRMNLGVVLLPLRIFLGFISIYAGMGKLCDPVYFDGGKRGSMMKWLNTLHPWEVAEPLRQFALQHPVGSGLVIAFLQVIVGVLTVLGLWQRVAAVGGAMLSAALLVTVSWKSVPVYDAPDIIYLAAWSPLIIAGAPVYSIDGRLAGSAWRRLGPRTDIWELRSYVLRRGALVTAVVIGLTLLIGSLLGGAVRDADRVVVPGPGEAPRNELPGSPLPEQSGERRASKSPSAATKSPTQSATSASPTTGDAATTPQEARESGSVTGSRPSQTQGSAGQAPPQQTTPVEQAPSTTAGPSSSGGTGTPGGTNGGSTGGSTGGSDGSTGGSSTGQPGLVGGLLG